The stretch of DNA TTACGGCACTTATTACCTCGATACCAACAGCTGTGATGGGAGGTATATCCCTATTACTATTTGGAATCATTGCTGCTTCTGGATTACGGATGCTCGTTGATAGTAAAGTAGATTTGGGCGATAAACGCAACCTCATCATTTCATCGGTCATTTTAGTGGTTGGAATTGGTGGAGCAATCATGAAATTTACAGCAAACTTTGAAATTCACGGGATGGCCCTGGCAGCAATTTTAGGCGTTTTATTAAATTGGGCTCTACCTGGAGGAAGCGTCGAGGAAGAAATAAATATGTATGAGGCTGAGGTAGAATCGTAATACATCTACACAGTACAATCAATGTATGAAGGCAAAGGAGTGTCAATACATGTCCGAATATCAACTCTTTTTACAGGAAAGGGATAAAATGGATGTTTTGCTTCAAAAAGGCTATAAAATTACAAATGTACTTGAAAACCTGAGTGGAGCATTTGTAGATTTTTGTAAAGAAGAGGAGAAAGAAACCTTACACATTGTGACACCAGAAGGGCGTAAATATTTTGCTGTGATGCTTATTAAGCAACAAAAAGAAGGCGCTTAAGCTTTCAATATGTGTCAATGGCAGCCGATATCTATAAATCATAGGGTACCGGCTTTCTTATGTTTTCATTTTCATTGGAAAAATGTAAAAATAACTCTTTTATTTACTTCGTATAGCAGATAGGAAAGCTACACGAGCAACGATTAAACTTGAGGAAAAACTCAATGAAATGATTGGAGACGAGTATGTGATTTTCTTGGCAGGAAAGGTAGTTTATGAGGAAGTTGCAAAAGCACATAACCTACCTTTTGTGACCAATGAATAGGGGATGATTCAATGGGTGTCAAAATGCTTACGATCAATAAGGAACGGCTACAAGAGAGAATTATTGCCTTATCAAAAATAGGGAAAATTGGAGAAACGGGAGTGTGTCGCCTTGCCCTCTCTAAGGAGGACCGCCAAGCGGTAGAAACCGTAAAAGGTTGGATGGAGGAAGCAGGACTAAAAGCTAGAATTGATCATTTTGGAAACTTAATCGGCAGAATGGAAGGGAAAAATCCAAACAAACCGATTTTAATGTTAGGGTCTCATATCGATTCCCAGCCATATGGTGGAAGATTTGACGGAACAATTGGAGTATTAGGTGCCCTTGAGGTTGTTCAAACGATGAAAGAAAACGAGATTGTTCCTAACAGCCCGATTGAGGTCATTGCTTTTTCTGATGAAGAAGGTTGCCGCTTTAATAAAGGGTTATTTGGTGTTAGAGGAATTCTCGGAAAGCTAGAAGACGGGGAGTTAGAACGGAAGGACAAAGATGGTATTACAAGACGAGAGGCACTCATTGATTTTGGCTGTGATCCAGCAAAATTTAAAGAGTCAGAATATCCGAGAGGAAGCATTGGATCGTTCCTTGAGTTGCATATTGAACAAGGGCCAGTTTTAGATACTATGAATAAACCTGTTGGAATTGTATCAGGGATTTCCGGTCCACTCTGGCTAACGGTTGAATTGGAAGGCTTTGCAGGACACGCAGGTTCCGTTCCAATGCAAATGAGAAAAGATGCACTTGTTGGCGCCGCAAAGATTATCATTGCTTTAAATGAGATCGCAAGTCAAGAACCAGGAGCTCCAACGGTTGGTACAGTTGGTAGTTTACAAGTTTTCCCGGATTCGCGCAATATCATTCCTGAAAAGGTAAGTTTTACGGTGGACTTAAGGGATATTGACCTCAACAGACGTCATAAGCTAGAAGCACAGTTGCATCAAAAGATTAAAGAGATCACAGAGGAACATCAGCTTCATTGTAACATTAGGGAAGATACGAATAGTGAACCACGATATTGTTCGGAAAGAATAAAAGAAATTATGCATAATGAGATTCAACAGATTGGCTTGGAACCAATCGAACTAA from Sutcliffiella cohnii encodes:
- a CDS encoding M20 family metallo-hydrolase yields the protein MGVKMLTINKERLQERIIALSKIGKIGETGVCRLALSKEDRQAVETVKGWMEEAGLKARIDHFGNLIGRMEGKNPNKPILMLGSHIDSQPYGGRFDGTIGVLGALEVVQTMKENEIVPNSPIEVIAFSDEEGCRFNKGLFGVRGILGKLEDGELERKDKDGITRREALIDFGCDPAKFKESEYPRGSIGSFLELHIEQGPVLDTMNKPVGIVSGISGPLWLTVELEGFAGHAGSVPMQMRKDALVGAAKIIIALNEIASQEPGAPTVGTVGSLQVFPDSRNIIPEKVSFTVDLRDIDLNRRHKLEAQLHQKIKEITEEHQLHCNIREDTNSEPRYCSERIKEIMHNEIQQIGLEPIELMSGPFHDSLAMSYECEYGMIFVRCKDGISHNPKEFSTFEDISLGTELLYRTTVQIAQE